A section of the Candidatus Binatia bacterium genome encodes:
- a CDS encoding nitrilase, with protein sequence MNATANKAENLDKAEAWMERAAQLGARLVVLPEVFSWRGRAEHECDAAEPIPGPTTERLARLARKLRLYLLAGSVLERADSPKPYNTSVLFNDSGVEIARYRKIHLFDVALAGRVEVQESARRAAGKDVVVVQTELGCFGLAICYDLRFPELFRAQATRGAEVILLPSAFTFVTGAAHWEPLLRARAIENQVYVIAPNQIGRAEGGVENYGHSCVVDPWGVVVAMAGNREGLVCAEIDLNYLETVRRQLPALGHRRLSD encoded by the coding sequence ATGAATGCCACCGCGAACAAAGCGGAGAACCTGGACAAAGCCGAAGCATGGATGGAACGGGCGGCTCAGCTTGGAGCGCGTTTGGTTGTCTTGCCCGAGGTGTTTTCCTGGCGCGGTCGTGCCGAGCACGAGTGCGACGCCGCCGAGCCAATTCCGGGTCCTACAACGGAGCGACTGGCTCGCCTAGCTCGCAAGTTGCGACTCTACTTGCTCGCCGGTTCGGTACTCGAACGTGCGGATTCGCCCAAGCCGTATAACACGAGCGTGTTGTTCAACGACTCCGGCGTGGAGATCGCCCGCTACCGCAAGATCCATTTGTTCGATGTGGCTTTGGCCGGACGAGTGGAAGTCCAGGAATCCGCACGGCGAGCTGCGGGAAAAGACGTTGTTGTCGTGCAAACGGAGCTCGGGTGCTTTGGATTAGCGATTTGTTACGACCTGCGTTTTCCCGAACTCTTTCGCGCCCAGGCGACACGGGGAGCAGAAGTGATTTTATTGCCGTCCGCGTTCACTTTCGTGACCGGGGCCGCTCACTGGGAGCCATTGCTTCGCGCAAGAGCGATCGAGAACCAGGTCTACGTGATCGCGCCGAATCAAATCGGTCGGGCCGAGGGAGGCGTGGAAAATTACGGGCACTCCTGCGTGGTCGATCCGTGGGGCGTTGTGGTTGCCATGGCGGGAAACCGGGAAGGTCTCGTCTGTGCCGAGATTGATCTCAATTACCTGGAGACGGTCCGCCGCCAGCTACCTGCGCTCGGGCACCGCCGCCTGAGCGACTAA